One region of Haloprofundus salilacus genomic DNA includes:
- a CDS encoding Hsp20/alpha crystallin family protein, with amino-acid sequence MKRDDRDDPFGDIFGEIERMMNEMTGGFEDQSGFTTETHVDVIDEGDHIRVVADLPGVDKDDIDLKCDGERLTISAASDRREYDERIQLPTRVDEHSASATFKNGVLQVTLDRIEDSAEIDVE; translated from the coding sequence ATGAAGCGAGACGACCGTGATGACCCGTTCGGCGACATTTTCGGCGAAATCGAGCGCATGATGAACGAGATGACCGGCGGGTTCGAGGACCAATCGGGCTTTACGACCGAGACGCACGTTGACGTCATCGACGAGGGCGACCATATTCGCGTCGTCGCCGACCTCCCCGGCGTCGACAAGGACGACATCGACCTGAAGTGCGACGGCGAACGCCTCACTATCAGCGCCGCGAGCGACCGCCGCGAGTACGACGAGCGCATCCAACTGCCCACCCGCGTCGACGAACACTCCGCGAGCGCGACGTTCAAAAACGGCGTCCTCCAGGTGACGCTTGACCGTATCGAGGACTCCGCCGAAATCGACGTGGAGTAG
- the gap gene encoding type I glyceraldehyde-3-phosphate dehydrogenase: protein MSEKSYLGRGEEVDESEVVRIALNGFGRIGRNVFRAVMDDPRIELVAINDVMDGEDMRYLSKYDTVMGRLDGVTLEDDRLSIGDTSAEVLNVQSPAELPWDDLDVDVALECTGIFRTYDDAHDHVEAGADRVIISAPPKGDKPVKQIVYGVNHDEYDGEDVVSNASCTTNSITPVAKVLNEEFGINSGLMTTVHAYTGSQSLIDAPKGKTRRGRAAAENIIPTTTGAAKATTEILPELDGKLDGMAIRVPVPNGSITELVVDLQGDPSADEINEAFRNAADGELAGVLGYTDDEVVSSDILQLPFSSTVDLNSTNVLENGGLAKILTWYDNEYGFSCRMLDVARYITEE from the coding sequence ATGAGTGAAAAATCGTACCTAGGTCGCGGGGAAGAAGTCGACGAATCGGAAGTCGTACGCATCGCGCTTAACGGCTTCGGGCGCATCGGGCGGAACGTCTTCCGCGCCGTCATGGACGACCCGCGCATCGAACTGGTCGCCATCAACGACGTGATGGACGGCGAGGACATGCGGTATCTCAGCAAGTACGACACCGTTATGGGCCGCCTCGACGGCGTGACGCTGGAGGACGACCGCCTCTCCATCGGCGACACGTCGGCGGAGGTGCTCAACGTCCAGAGCCCCGCCGAACTGCCGTGGGACGACCTCGACGTCGACGTCGCACTGGAGTGCACGGGCATCTTCCGCACGTACGACGACGCCCACGACCACGTTGAGGCGGGCGCGGACAGGGTCATCATCTCCGCGCCGCCGAAAGGCGACAAGCCGGTCAAGCAAATCGTCTACGGCGTCAACCACGACGAGTACGACGGCGAGGACGTCGTCTCGAACGCCTCCTGCACGACCAACAGCATCACGCCGGTTGCGAAGGTGCTCAACGAGGAGTTCGGCATCAACTCCGGCCTGATGACGACCGTGCACGCCTACACCGGGTCGCAGAGCCTCATCGACGCGCCAAAAGGCAAGACGCGCCGCGGGCGCGCCGCCGCCGAGAACATCATCCCGACGACGACGGGCGCGGCGAAGGCGACGACCGAGATTCTCCCCGAACTCGACGGCAAACTCGACGGGATGGCCATCCGCGTACCGGTGCCGAACGGCTCCATCACGGAACTCGTCGTCGACCTGCAGGGCGACCCCAGTGCAGACGAGATCAACGAGGCGTTCCGAAACGCCGCCGACGGCGAATTGGCGGGCGTGCTCGGCTACACCGACGACGAGGTCGTCTCCTCGGACATCCTCCAGCTGCCGTTCTCCTCGACGGTCGACCTGAACTCGACGAACGTGCTCGAAAACGGTGGTCTCGCGAAGATCCTTACGTGGTACGACAACGAGTACGGCTTCTCCTGCCGAATGCTCGACGTCGCGCGCTACATCACCGAGGAGTAA
- a CDS encoding phosphoglycerate kinase: MASFNTLDDLDAEQRVLVRLDLNSPVEDGVVQDNRRFERHAETVSELVDCNHRVVLMAHQGRPGDDDFVSLEQHADILAEHVDTDVNFVADTYGEEALDAIDALEAGEVLLLENVRMVDDELPEEDPETKAETEFVQTLAPAFDAYVNDAYSAAHRKHASLVGFPLVLPAYAGRVMQTEYEANSSIATREFDGPVTMVVGGTKATDVIGVMDAIGEKVDNFLVGGIAGELFLRAEGYPVGRDVGEMALFDDQWENNQDVIEDVLQRRTGQIRLPVDLAYEDDSGERAEIPVENIEEKETGYLDVGSETVEAYAPTVHESDAVFVKGALGMFEDERFADGTVGVLRAIAETDCFSVVGGGDTSRAIEMYGLDEDDFSHVSIAGGAYIRALTGESLPAVEVLEEQAER; encoded by the coding sequence ATGGCTTCGTTCAACACGCTCGACGACCTCGACGCCGAACAACGGGTACTCGTCCGCCTCGACCTCAACTCGCCGGTCGAAGACGGCGTCGTGCAGGACAACCGCCGCTTCGAGCGACACGCCGAGACGGTGTCGGAACTCGTCGACTGCAACCACCGCGTCGTGCTGATGGCCCACCAGGGTCGCCCCGGCGACGACGACTTCGTCTCGCTGGAGCAGCACGCAGACATCCTCGCGGAGCACGTCGATACGGACGTGAACTTCGTCGCCGACACGTACGGCGAGGAGGCGCTGGACGCCATCGACGCGCTCGAAGCGGGCGAGGTGCTGCTGCTCGAAAACGTCCGGATGGTCGACGACGAGTTGCCCGAGGAAGACCCCGAGACGAAAGCCGAAACCGAGTTCGTGCAGACGCTCGCGCCGGCGTTCGACGCGTACGTCAACGACGCGTACTCGGCGGCCCACCGCAAACACGCCTCGCTGGTCGGTTTCCCGCTCGTGTTGCCCGCCTACGCCGGGCGGGTGATGCAGACCGAGTACGAGGCGAACTCCAGCATCGCCACCCGAGAGTTCGACGGCCCCGTGACGATGGTCGTCGGCGGGACGAAGGCGACGGACGTCATCGGCGTGATGGACGCCATCGGCGAGAAGGTGGACAACTTCCTCGTCGGCGGCATCGCGGGAGAACTGTTCCTCCGCGCCGAGGGTTATCCGGTCGGCCGCGACGTCGGTGAAATGGCGCTCTTCGACGACCAGTGGGAGAACAATCAGGACGTCATCGAGGACGTGCTCCAGCGCCGCACGGGCCAGATTCGACTCCCGGTCGATTTGGCGTACGAGGACGACAGCGGCGAGCGCGCCGAAATCCCCGTCGAGAATATCGAGGAGAAGGAGACTGGCTACCTCGACGTCGGCTCCGAGACCGTCGAGGCCTACGCACCGACCGTCCACGAGTCCGACGCGGTGTTCGTCAAGGGCGCGCTCGGCATGTTCGAGGATGAGCGCTTCGCCGACGGCACTGTCGGCGTGCTCCGCGCCATCGCCGAGACGGACTGCTTCTCGGTCGTCGGCGGCGGCGACACCTCCCGCGCCATCGAGATGTACGGCCTCGACGAGGACGACTTCTCGCACGTCTCCATCGCGGGCGGGGCGTACATCCGCGCGCTGACGGGCGAGTCGCTCCCGGCGGTCGAGGTGCTGGAAGAACAGGCCGAGAGGTGA
- a CDS encoding metallophosphoesterase, with amino-acid sequence MLVGIVSDTHDNLNCVRAAVDRFESESVDAVVHCGDIVAPFSATPFDSSFEFYATRGNNDGEWNLQSAVESFGTYLGEAGELAFDGLDVAVYHGTSGTLVDALVDCGDYDYVLHGHTHQRDVEERDGTVRVNPGGLPIPGADDAFHVAVLDTETGEVSSNEVA; translated from the coding sequence ATGCTCGTCGGAATCGTCTCTGACACCCACGACAACCTCAACTGCGTGCGGGCGGCCGTCGACCGCTTCGAGTCCGAATCCGTCGACGCCGTTGTCCACTGCGGCGACATCGTCGCGCCGTTCTCGGCGACGCCGTTCGACTCGTCCTTCGAGTTCTACGCCACCCGCGGCAACAACGACGGCGAGTGGAACCTCCAGTCAGCCGTCGAATCGTTCGGCACCTACCTCGGCGAAGCGGGCGAGCTCGCGTTCGACGGCCTCGACGTGGCCGTCTACCACGGGACGAGCGGGACGCTCGTGGACGCGCTGGTCGACTGCGGCGACTACGACTACGTCCTCCACGGCCACACCCACCAACGTGACGTCGAAGAACGCGACGGGACGGTGCGCGTCAACCCCGGCGGCCTGCCGATACCGGGGGCCGACGACGCGTTCCACGTCGCCGTCCTCGACACCGAAACCGGCGAGGTGTCGTCGAACGAAGTCGCGTAA